DNA from Candidatus Methylacidiphilales bacterium:
AGGTGCGCGCGCTCATCGGACCGGAGAAAGTGGCCGGAAAATCCACCCATTCGCTGGAGCAAGCCCTGGCGGCCCGGGAGGATGGGGCCGATTACATCGGGTTCGGCCCGATTTTTGCGACACCGACCAAGCCGGACTACGCGCCCATCGGCGCCGAAATCATCCGGGCCATGAGCGGTCAAATTTCAGTTCCGGCTTTTTGCATCGGCGGGATCAAAAAGGAAAACGTGGCGCAATTGAAGGAGCTTGGCGCGCAACGAGTTGTTATTGTCTCGGGCCTGCTCCAGGCCGGAGATCCCGAATCCTATGCCCGGGACGTGCTGGAG
Protein-coding regions in this window:
- the thiE gene encoding thiamine phosphate synthase, giving the protein MTRNELLERLAAARLYAILDAAYSDPARWPDLAAKIIRGGAGVIQVRAKKASASQVLEWAQSIRNITRENKVPLIINDHPGIVRICDADGCHVGQDDLPLEQVRALIGPEKVAGKSTHSLEQALAAREDGADYIGFGPIFATPTKPDYAPIGAEIIRAMSGQISVPAFCIGGIKKENVAQLKELGAQRVVIVSGLLQAGDPESYARDVLERLK